In Candida orthopsilosis Co 90-125, chromosome 6 draft sequence, the following are encoded in one genomic region:
- a CDS encoding His1 ATP phosphoribosyl transferase, translating into MDLVNHLTDRLLFAVPKKGRLYEKCCQLLGGADIQFRRSPRLDIALSTNLPIALIFLPAADIPVFVGEGNCDLGITGMDQVMESDQFENIEDLLDLKFGTCKLQVQVPEKGEYNNPGDLIGKKIVSSFTKLATDYFEDLKASAKSDATINVRYVGGSVEASCALGVADAIVDLVESGETMKAAGLKAIGTILTTSAHLFSSKKPRYPELVNTIKERLEGVLAAQEFVLCNYNAPKSIMADCLKITPGKRAATVSTLDKHSPEEEDWVAISSMVSKKKIGNVMDDLKKAGASDILVLDISNCRV; encoded by the coding sequence ATGGACTTAGTCAATCACTTAACTGACCGTTTGCTATTTGCTGTCCCAAAAAAGGGAAGATTGTATGAAAAGTGTTGCCAGCTTCTAGGTGGTGCTGATATTCAATTTAGAAGATCACCAAGATTGGACATTGCACTTTCGACAAATTTGCCTATCGCGTTAATTTTCCTCCCAGCAGCTGACATTCCAGTATTTGTTGGCGAAGGTAATTGTGATTTGGGTATTACTGGAATGGATCAAGTTATGGAGTCagaccaatttgaaaatatcgAAGAtttattggatttgaaatttggcACATGTAAGCTTCAAGTTCAAGTACCAGAGAAGGGAGAATACAATAACCCAGGGGATCTCATTGGTAAAAAGATAGTTTCTAGCTTTACTAAATTAGCTACTGATTATTTCGAGGATTTGAAAGCAAGTGCTAAAAGTGATGCAACTATAAATGTGAGGTATGTTGGCGGATCAGTCGAAGCATCTTGTGCCTTGGGTGTAGCCgatgcaattgttgatttagtTGAGAGTGGAGAAACTATGAAAGCAGCTGGATTGAAAGCCATTGGAACGATATTAACCACATCAGCCCActtattttcatcaaaaaaacCAAGATATCCTGAACTTGTAAATACTATTAAGGAGAGATTGGAAGGTGTTTTGGCAGCCCAAGAGTTTGTGTTGTGCAATTACAATGccccaaaatcaatcatggctgattgtttgaaaatcaCCCCAGGTAAAAGAGCCGCCACTGTGTCCACGTTGGATAAACATTCACCAGAGGAAGAGGACTGGGTTGCTATATCGTCTATGGTTTcgaagaaaaagattggAAACGTTATGGATGACTTGAAAAAAGCCGGTGCTAGTGATATATTAGTCTTGGATATCTCAAATTGTAGAGTATAG
- a CDS encoding Pre1 beta 4 subunit of the 20S proteasome — translation MDIILGIRVSDATLIATSKAATRGISILKDNDDKTRHLNAHNLIAFTGEAGDTIQFAEYVQANIQLYSMREDDVEMSPKATASYVRNQLATSIRSRKPYQVNCLIAGYDTKTDKPSLNYIDYLGTQVELPYGAHGYAAFYAMSLLDKHYRKDMNIDDGLRLMDMCIKELQTRMPIDFKGVYVKVVDKDGIRKIE, via the coding sequence ATGGATATCATATTAGGTATAAGAGTATCAGATGCGACATTGATTGCCACTTCAAAAGCTGCAACTAGAGGGATATCCATTTTAAAAGATAATGACGACAAAACAAGACATCTCAATGCCCACAACTTGATTGCATTCACTGGAGAAGCGGGTGACACTATACAATTTGCCGAGTACGTTCAAgcaaatattcaattatatTCAATGCGTGAAGATGACGTCGAAATGTCACCAAAGGCAACTGCGTCGTATGTCAGAAACCAGTTGGCTACTTCAATAAGATCACGTAAACCATACCaagtcaattgtttaattgcTGGGTATGACACTAAGACAGATAAGCCATCGTTGAACTATATAGATTACTTGGGAACGCAGGTGGAGTTGCCATATGGAGCCCACGGGTATGCTGCTTTCTATGCAATGTCATTATTGGATAAACACTACAGAAAGGATATGAACATCGATGATGGATTAAGGTTGATGGACATGTGCATAAAAGAGTTACAAACAAGAATGCctattgatttcaaaggtGTGTATGTAAAAGTGGTGGACAAAGATGGTATAAGGAAAATAGAATAA
- a CDS encoding Rsm7 protein (S. cerevisiae homolog RSM7 is structural constituent of mitochondrial small ribosomal subunit): MSLLRACFNSRQVFIPRIHHACIRFNSSAASPLAPESKSSTQKSLFTQIYPVDKDKVTEQDVDKWIDALKQLRKGKKIHETPEEIYLGQIAQPEQFITNKFEPTLEQIEETYSYSNKQVPLKSDPTVDNFINLVMRHGRKARAQKIVSRAFYIVQMKLRKDPIQVLKDTLDKLGPLVTTKSISTGVAKRRIVPIPLNERQRNRYAITWILEASKNRKSNDFAVRLAEELINAYEGKSSGYDKKAQMHKQATQQRAYISL; this comes from the coding sequence ATGTCCTTACTTCGAGCATGCTTCAACAGTAGGCAGGTGTTTATCCCTAGAATTCATCATGCTTGTATCAGGTTCAATAGCTCCGCTGCATCCCCTTTGGCGCCAGAATCCAAATCAAGTACTCAAAAGTCCCTCTTCACACAGATATATCCCGTTGACAAAGACAAGGTTACCGAACAAGACGTTGACAAGTGGATAGATGctttaaaacaattgcGCAAGGGTAAAAAGATACATGAGACTCCAGAAGAAATCTACCTTGGACAAATTGCACAACCAGAACAATTTATCACAAACAAGTTTGAACCAACATTGGAACAAATTGAGGAAACTTATTCCTACTCCAACAAACAAGTACCTTTAAAATCTGACCCTACGgttgacaatttcatcaacttggTGATGAGACATGGTCGCAAAGCAAGAGCTCAAAAGATTGTCAGCCGTGCTTTCTACattgttcaaatgaagTTGCGTAAAGATCCCATTCAAGTGTTGAAGGATACtttggataaattgggACCTTTAGTTACAACGAAATCTATATCTACTGGTGTTGCAAAGAGAAGAATTGTACCAATCCCATTGAATGaaagacaaagaaacaGGTACGCTATAACTTGGATTTTAGAAGCTTCAAAGAATAGAAAGTCCAATGATTTTGCAGTGAGGTTGGCCGAGGAGTTGATTAATGCTTATGAAGGAAAGTCATCTGGGTATG
- a CDS encoding Sdh4 succinate dehydrogenase, membrane subunit → MLPLTLKTYRPMLKPGMLNLGRSLRLIPDWSKFKPIEQPAGFVVETVNEAYKPPAPNAYEGSNHWIYDRIITTAMIPLVMTPFVAGVDYPVIDATFSTLLLIHCHAGFKSCIIDYIPKRVYGIWYGAACKLLTLGTCVAMYGIYVLETANNGLFELIKSIWAV, encoded by the coding sequence ATGTTACCCCTTACCTTGAAAACATACAGGCCGATGTTAAAGCCGGGAATGTTGAACTTAGGAAGATCACTACGTTTGATACCGGACTGGTCTAAATTTAAACCAATAGAACAACCAGCCGGATTTGTTGTCGAAACAGTCAATGAAGCATATAAACCACCAGCGCCAAATGCCTATGAGGGTTCAAATCATTGGATCTATGACAGAATCATCACTACAGCAATGATCCCGTTGGTAATGACACCCTTTGTCGCCGGTGTAGATTACCCTGTTATTGATGCTACATTTTCCACGTTGTTGTTAATCCATTGCCATGCGGGTTTCAAGAGTTGTATAATAGATTATATACCGAAAAGAGTCTATGGTATATGGTACGGAGCCGCGTGTAAATTATTGACCTTGGGTACATGCGTGGCCATGTATGGAATATACGTCTTAGAAACAGCAAACAATGGACTATTCGAGTTGATAAAGAGCATTTGGGCGGTATAG
- a CDS encoding Mrp2 protein (protein similar to S. cerevisiae Mrp2p, which is a component of the small subunit of the mitochondrial ribosome), giving the protein MPFRFPVKFEIPKHTHINARVLRDHFKRLQFAEHEVTRNALKYIARNEELPSRARVEAQLQLASMPKYTSYVQIRDRCVATGNSKSLIRDFKLNRTAFRDRARAGQIPGVKVASW; this is encoded by the coding sequence ATGCCTTTCAGGTTCCCAGTCAAGTTCGAGATACCCAAACATACTCATATAAATGCCCGTGTTCTTAGAGACCATTTCAAAAGGCTACAATTTGCTGAACATGAGGTTACAAGGAATGCCTTGAAATACATTGCAAGGAATGAGGAATTACCATCAAGGGCTAGAGTTGAAGCTCAATTACAATTGGCTAGTATGCCCAAATACACTTCATATGTGCAAATAAGAGACAGGTGTGTTGCTACTGGGAATTCCAAATCGTTGATTcgtgatttcaaattgaatagaACTGCTTTCAGAGATAGGGCTAGAGCTGGGCAAATCCCCGGTGTCAAAGTTGCTTCTTGGTAA
- a CDS encoding Rib5 riboflavin synthase, with the protein MFTGLVETIGTVAEYVGQDNSSSGGNGVSITITDCSPILEDVHLGDSISTNGVCLTVTDFDAAKTLFKVGVAPETLRKTNLGSLSKDSKVNLERAVTSDVRLGGHVVQGHVDTIATIVGKKPDGNAITFTFELRDKEFINYIVHKGFIAIDGTSLTVTSVDDSKAQFSIMLISYSQEKVILAKKEIGDTVNIEVDLTGKLIEKQVELNLKAQIDKNDSALNALITSIVEKKVKELIK; encoded by the coding sequence ATGTTTACTGGACTCGTCGAAACTATAGGAACAGTTGCTGAGTACGTTGGGCAAGACAACTCCTCCTCTGGAGGCAATGGTGTTTCCATCACGATTACCGACTGTTCACCCATATTAGAAGATGTTCATCTTGGGgactcaatttcaaccaatggTGTTTGCTTAACTGTGACAGACTTTGATGCCGCTAAGACTCTCTTCAAAGTGGGAGTTGCTCCTGAAACCTTGCGCAAAACCAATTTGGGCTCATTGTCAAAAGACTCCAAGGTGAATTTAGAAAGAGCTGTGACAAGTGATGTCAGGTTAGGTGGCCACGTCGTACAAGGCCATGTTGAtacaattgcaacaattgttgGTAAAAAGCCAGACGGAAACGCAATTACATTCACATTCGAGCTCAGAGACAAGGAGTTTATCAATTACATTGTGCACAAGGGATTTATTGCCATTGACGGAACCTCGTTGACAGTAACTTCAGTCGATGACTCAAAAGCACAATTCTCTATCATGTTGATAAGCTACAGTCAGGAAAAGGTTATCTTAGcaaaaaaggaaattggTGACACCGTAAATATCGAAGTGGACCTCACCGGTAAGCTTATTGAAAAGCAAGTTGAGCTTAACTTGAAGGCGCAAATTGACAAGAATGATAGTGCTTTGAATGCGTTAATcacatcaattgttgaaaagaaggtgAAGGAGTTGATTAAATAG